A region of Gadus morhua chromosome 18, gadMor3.0, whole genome shotgun sequence DNA encodes the following proteins:
- the cpxm2 gene encoding inactive carboxypeptidase-like protein X2: MTKRTMLTPEVTASRRRGLPALAVLLGLTLTLVGPAQPGRGYSHEDQDYYLQELLAREQYGKMQVSGGEEPAASMPGPPETRLRQTPADKKNPRGGKTDSSRSPEKQTAKSKSENTGGGKAAKSKKGGLKSPNSSSERGGTEHSVPEECPPMGMETLKIDDFQLHASTIKRYGLGAHRGRLNIQAGLYEDDLYDGGWCAGREDPLQWLEVDARRLTKFTGVVSQGRSSLWSSDWVTSYKVMVSNDSHTWVTLRNGSHDLIFTGNREKEIPVRNVFPTPMVGRYLRINPRSWYGGGTICMRAEILGCPMPDPNNYYHRRNEVTTTDNLDFRHHSYKDMRQLMKVVNDMCPNITRIYNIGKSHNGLKLYAIEISDNPGEHEVGEPEFRYLAGSHGNEALGRELLLLLMQFMCLEYRSGNPRIRHLVDQTRIHLLPSVNPDGYEKAFQAGSELCGWSLGRWSQDGMDIHHNFPDLNSILWEAEVKKWIPRKMHNHHVAIPGWYQAKNATVAVETRALVAWMEKLPFVLGGNLQGGELVVTFPYDRTRTQGAVRETSPTPDDHVFRWLAFSYASTHRLMADASRRVCHTEDFAKEDGTINGASWHTAAGSMNDFSYLHTNCLELSMYVGCDKFPHESELPEEWENNRESLLVFMEQVHRGLKGVVKDLRGQGIANAVISVEGIGHDIRTATDGDYWRLLNPGEYQVTARADGYSLTRKMCEVGYEMGATRCDFTLGRTNLSRIKEIMEKFNKQPIRLPVRPLRARRGRQRRLGAYRTKRAAGEARGGGDFADMTSLQSPWFIGNSDIVI, from the exons ATGACGAAGAGGACCATGCTGACCCCCGAGGTCACGGCGAGCCGGCGCCGGGGGCTCCCCGCGTTGGCGGTGCTGCTGggcctgaccctgaccctggtgGGGCCCGCCCAGCCCGGCCGGGGCTATAGCCACGAGGACCAGGACTACTACCTGCAGGAGCTGCTCGCCAGGGAGCAGTATGGCAAGATGCAGGTgtcagggggggaggagcccgCCGCCTCCATGCCCGGCCCCCCGGAGACGCGGTTACGACAGACCCCGGCCGACAAGAAGAACCCCCGGGGCGGGAAGACGGACAGTAGCAGGAGCCCGGAGAAGCAGACCGCCAAGAGCAAATCAG AGAACACAGGCGGCGGCAAGGCTGCCAAGAGCAAGAAGGGGGGGCTGAAGAGCCCCAACAGCAGCTCCGAGCGGGGGGGTACAGAGCACTCCGTCCcggagg AATGCCCCCCGATGGGAATGGAGACGCTGAAGATTGATGACTTCCAGCTCCACGCTTCCACCATTAAGCGCTACGGCCTCGGAGCGCACAGAGGTCGTCTCAACATCCAG gcgGGCCTCTACGAGGACGACCTCTACGACGGAGGCTGGTGTGCGGGGAGAGAAGACCCCCTGCAGTGGCTGGAGGTCGACGCCCGGAGGCTAACAAAGTTCACCGGCGTCGTGTCCCAGGGCCGGAGCTCCCTCTGGTC GAGTGATTGGGTGACCTCCTACAAGGTGATGGTGAGCAACGACAGCCACACCTGGGTGACCCTGAGGAACGGCTCTCATGACTTG ATCTTCACTGGCAACAGGGAGAAGGAGATCCCCGTGCGGAACGTCTTCCCGACCCCAATGGTGGGGCGCTACCTCCGGATCAACCCCCGCTCCTGGTACGGGGGGGGCACCATCTGCATGAGGGCCGAGATCCTGGGCTGTCCCATGCCAG ATCCCAACAACTACTACCACCGACGGAATGAGGTAACGACGACGGACAACTTGGACTTCAGACACCACAGCTACAAAGACATGAGACAG CTTATGAAGGTGGTGAACGACATGTGTCCCAACATCACACGCATCTACAACATCGGCAAGAGCCACAACGGGCTGAAGCTGTATGCCATAGAGATCTCAGACAACCCGGGCGAGCATGAAGTTG GTGAGCCAGAGTTCCGCTACCTCGCCGGTTCCCATGGTAACGAGGCTCTGGGccgggagctgctgctgctgctgatgcagtTCATGTGTCTGGAGTACCGCTCCGGTAACCCACGGATACGGCACCTGGTGGACCAGACCAGGATCCACCTGCTGCCCTCGGTCAATCCCGACGGGTACGAGAAAGCCTTTCAAGCG ggctcggAGCTCTGCGGATGGTCCCTTGGCCGCTGGAGCCAGGACGGTATGGACATCCACCACAACTTCCCCGACCTCAACTCCATTCTGTGGGAGGCCGAGGTCAAGAAGTGGATCCCCCGCAAGATGCACAACCACCACGTGGCCATCCCCGGGTGGTACCAGGCCAAGAACGCCACG GTTGCCGTGGAGACACGGGCGCTGGTGGCGTGGATGGAGAAGCTGCCCTTCGTGTTGGGCGGGAACCTGCAGGGCGGCGAGCTGGTGGTGACCTTCCCGTACGACCGCACGCGCACGCAGGGCGCGGTCCGAGAGACCAGCCCCACCCCGGACGACCACGTGTTCCGCTGGCTGGCGTTCTCCTACGCCTCCACCCACCGGCTGATGGCCGACGCCAGCAGGAGGGTCTGCCACACGGAGGACTTCGCCAAGGAGGACGGGACCATCAACGGGGCGTCTTGGCACACCGCCGCTGGCA GTATGAATGACTTCAGCTACCTGCACACCAACTGCCTGGAGCTGTCCATGTACGTGGGCTGCGACAAGTTCCCTCACGAGAGCGAGCTGCCAGAGGAGTGGGAGAACAACCGCGAGTCCCTGCTCGTCTTCATGGAGCAG GTGCATCGTGGGTTAAAGGGCGTGGTCAAGGACCTGCGGGGCCAAGGCATCGCCAACGCCGTCATCTCCGTGGAGGGCATCGGCCATGACATACGCACAG CGACGGACGGCGACTACTGGCGTCTTCTGAACCCCGGCGAGTACCAGGTGACGGCCCGGGCGGACGGCTACAGCCTGACCAGGAAGATGTGCGAGGTGGGCTACGAGATGGGCGCCACCCGCTGCGACTTCACGCTGGGACGCACCAACCTGTCGCGCATCAAGGAGATCATGGAGAAGTTCAACAAGCAGCCCATCCGCCTGCCCGTCAGGCCGCTCCGGGCCAGGAGGGGGCGCCAGCGGCGGCTCGGGGCGTACAGGACAaagagagcagcaggagaagcaagaggaggtggtgatt